One window of Dehalobacterium formicoaceticum genomic DNA carries:
- the larE gene encoding ATP-dependent sacrificial sulfur transferase LarE encodes MEIDPEKIAQLEDYLNKLGKVVVAFSGGVDSTFLAAVAYRALGENALAVTADSPTFSQREKQDACLMAAQIGIRHQFIVTDELNNSKFSAGPPDRCYYCKKDRFLKLRSWAEEQGYNWVIEGSNADDLRDYRPGMKGLAEVAGVKSPLLEIGFSKEEIRAGAKNWGLPVWDKPAAACLASRLAYGLPITAENLQQVELAEEIIRQFSPGQVRVRHHGNLARIEVETSSVPLLLEPTRMAHIAEKLKNLGFTYVTLDLTGYQMGSMNQTLSDTKELE; translated from the coding sequence ATGGAAATCGATCCTGAAAAAATAGCCCAACTAGAGGATTATTTAAACAAATTGGGTAAAGTAGTCGTTGCTTTTTCCGGTGGAGTAGACAGTACCTTTTTGGCTGCCGTTGCCTACCGGGCACTTGGGGAAAATGCCCTTGCGGTTACAGCTGACTCCCCCACCTTTTCCCAACGGGAAAAGCAAGATGCCTGCTTAATGGCCGCTCAAATCGGGATCAGGCACCAATTTATCGTAACCGACGAATTAAACAATAGCAAATTTTCCGCCGGTCCCCCTGATCGCTGCTATTATTGTAAAAAAGATCGATTTCTTAAGCTGCGCTCCTGGGCAGAAGAACAAGGATATAACTGGGTCATTGAAGGTAGTAATGCTGATGATCTAAGGGATTATCGTCCCGGCATGAAAGGTCTGGCGGAAGTGGCGGGAGTGAAAAGCCCTCTTCTGGAAATTGGCTTTTCCAAAGAGGAAATTCGGGCAGGGGCTAAAAATTGGGGATTACCGGTCTGGGATAAACCGGCGGCGGCCTGTCTGGCTTCCCGCCTAGCTTATGGACTACCCATCACGGCAGAAAATCTACAACAGGTTGAACTGGCGGAAGAGATTATCCGCCAATTTTCCCCCGGGCAAGTCCGGGTGCGTCATCATGGCAATTTAGCACGGATCGAGGTGGAAACCTCCTCTGTTCCTCTTCTTTTAGAGCCGACCAGGATGGCTCACATTGCGGAGAAATTAAAAAACCTGGGCTTCACTTATGTGACCCTGGATCTCACCGGATATCAAATGGGCAGCATGAATCAGACCTTGTCAGATACCAAAGAATTAGAATAA
- the tsaA gene encoding tRNA (N6-threonylcarbamoyladenosine(37)-N6)-methyltransferase TrmO, whose translation MEIIARIHTDFPTKFGIPRQSGLVDALKGMVVFEPAYRNPDALKGLEGFSHIWLIWAFSETVRDTWSPTVRPPRLGGNKRTGVFATRSPFRPNPIGLSAVKLDGIELLPDLGPVLHVSGADLMDNTPIYDIKPYLPYTDSHPEAVGGFADELEDAKLEVEFPDQWLHIIPDELREALLGVLAQDPRPSYQNNPERVYGLDFGKFDIRFTVRETLLTVCEVVIRELP comes from the coding sequence ATGGAAATAATCGCCCGGATTCATACAGATTTCCCCACCAAGTTCGGGATTCCCCGGCAAAGCGGTCTTGTAGATGCCCTGAAAGGGATGGTCGTGTTTGAACCGGCATATCGCAATCCTGACGCACTAAAGGGATTGGAAGGGTTCTCTCATATCTGGCTTATCTGGGCGTTTTCTGAAACGGTGCGGGACACTTGGTCGCCTACGGTGCGTCCGCCGCGACTTGGAGGCAACAAACGTACAGGCGTTTTCGCCACCCGTTCTCCGTTCCGTCCCAATCCCATCGGACTTTCCGCTGTCAAGCTTGACGGTATTGAACTTCTTCCCGACCTGGGCCCGGTTCTGCATGTTTCAGGTGCCGATTTAATGGACAACACTCCAATTTATGACATCAAACCTTATCTTCCTTATACGGATAGTCATCCGGAGGCAGTGGGGGGATTCGCTGATGAGTTGGAAGATGCTAAGTTGGAGGTGGAATTTCCTGATCAATGGCTGCATATCATTCCCGATGAACTGCGGGAAGCACTCCTGGGTGTACTAGCCCAGGATCCCAGGCCATCCTACCAGAACAATCCGGAGCGGGTGTATGGCCTTGACTTCGGGAAATTTGACATCAGGTTTACGGTACGGGAGACCCTGCTGACCGTCTGCGAGGTTGTGATCAGAGAGTTACCTTAG